The segment gtgagtggtCTTCCATAGGCAACATGCTGGATGATCAGCAAAAGGAAGCACTTTTTATGGGGCAGAAAAAGAAAGCACCAGGGCCCATATGCATTAAGCATCTCAGAAAAAGAGTGTTGCTGATCTACAATCAGTTTATCTTCTAAATCATTATAGACACTGAATACAGGACTGGTTTTACAGCTCTTCAGGCCTTTATAGCATTGGTGTTACTGGATTATGAGAGAAGTCAAAGACAGTCTAGCCCTGTATCTCATGAGCTAACCACCCAGCCACTGACCTCTCCTTATCCAGGATAAAGTGTCTGGTCTCGGGCAGCTGTGTGAGGTTGGAGAGGAGGGGGCCCAGGTAATGGAGCGATACCTGCTTGTTGTAGCCCTCAGTGCAGAAGATGTCCACTATCTGTGCCAAACCTATCTCCTGCTTCTGCATAGCCTTAAACACCTCTTTACACGTCTTCACGTGCCGCGACAGGTTAGTGAGGATCGTACAGATACGGTCCGCAAACATAAATTCTGGGTCCAGGAGGTTTTTAAACAACATAGGGAGGAAGTCCGAGTCTTTCATCAGCGGTTGGTGCATGGTCTCATCAGCCGAGAGGTTGATGAGAGAGTGGTAACAGTCTTTGACGATAGCGATGGAGGGGTCGGTAGTGAGGGTCACCAAGGATTTAAGGAAGTCAGGTTTTGTCTGTAGGTAGCGACAGCCGTCCCTGTTGCCAGAGAGGCCCAGGATGTACTCAGTAGCCTGGCCCTTGACGTCTGGCCTGGTGTCCAGTGTGAGGAAGGACAGCAGCTCTTTGGCCTCTACCTCACTAAGCATGTTGGTGGTCAGTAGAAATATTGTAATCCAAATCTTAATAAATCCCAAAGTTGACACAGGGTTACAGTACATCACCTGTAAAGATAACTatctacaaagagagagagaggaaaacgagAAGCAataatagctaacgttagcaagacAATGTACCTAGCTAGAACACAACATAAACATACAAGACAGTTGCGAGGTGCACCCAAAACAAGAACCCCAGCAAGCTGACACAACATAGTCCGTAAAATAGTGTTAAAACTCATGCTGTCATGGCATGATCATCACTGTGAGTCATTTCGATCGTTGTAGCTAGATAGTCGGTCGAAATTAGGATAACGTAAACTAGGTTCTAACTCATCCACAACCACACGACTTTCTTGaatgttaaaaatatataaaacaaagTATATAAAAAACGATCGTGTGGTTCTGTAATGTTGATAAAATGTTGAAGCACACTCACATCATCCTCATGCGCCTTTCAATGCTGATAAATACGTACTTCCGTATTTTGAGATGATATTTTACATCTCCAATAGGATTACGGATAACCAACATATACCCGCCCTCAAAAGTAATCATTCCTTCTGATTGGTTTTTACTTCCTCAGCAGCCTTCCATTGGTAGATAGGTGGACTTCACTTTTACAGGGCGCTAAAATTGTGGAAATAACTCCGTACAATAGTTAGCTATGTCATCTTCCTGGTGTAAGAAGCTGAATTAAACCCTTTAAGGCAGCGTTTAGGATTTAGGTTTAGGCCCGCAGTCAGGTAAGAAACCTCAGACTTATTTCGTTTGAGATGACGGCCTTTTGAGACTTTTTTAACCCACTGTTGTAGCTTTAGCTCAGAGAGCCAGATGGCTAAGGCTAGATGTGTCTGCTCTCTGATTTGACGTTGTTTACATTCTCATATGTGGCTCTTGTCTGAAACCTTAGGGAGCTACTACGTTTATAATGAATGCTAACAATGATTTGGAGTATTACTGTCAGCTGTTTGGATACTGCTGAAATCACTGACTTATAAATTTATATAGATAACGTTACCGTTCACTTTCACACTTGCACAAACTCTCTGAACTCTAATCTAACATGTCATATTTACAACAAATTGCTACCGGCTATAATATGAATTATTCATCATCTCAGCAAACTGATTCCTACAAGGTCGATAATATCTGTGGAAGTGATGGCTCGATACAATGATGTCAAGATTCTTTTGAAAACCTGGGAGCTGTCATTTGTTCAAGAACATCAAAGAAAGCCCAACaaggtagctagctatgtagctagttaTCTATTCAATTTGTGTATCATGCATTACCCGGAGACTACAGTAACTAACATATTGTCTTTCCCACTCTGACTTGTTCTATTATTCAGGGTGATATTGACGGAGCCCCAGAAGAGACTAAAAGTAAGTGCATATCAATAATCAACGGACTCCCTACATTAACAGAACTCAAACACAGGACCAATATATTGCTGTCCTTAGGCTTGTATTCGTTAAGgaacactgtagcaaaacgtttagcaacagTTAAACAAAaacaagtgtttcttattggacaaattcagctaGGTCTCTCCGTTTTGGTCTGTTTGCTTCTACTGAATAGGACCCAGGTATCCTCCTATAATTCATGTCAGTTACTGAAATATGTTGCTTTGAATTTtgtgtttctgcgtgtgtttCACAGAGCTCCACAAAGAATATTGAACGCTCAAGCAAGCAAATAAATGGGCACACAGACCCAACACCTACTTCACAGACCCAATCATCTGAAAAGGTAGGTTACATTCGGTTCagtataattatattgttataaaTCTCCTTAACTCCAGTTATAATTTATTAACTGTACTTAAAGGTGCAATTTGAGATTGGTACATACATTTTGGGATTTTTCAAATAATGATGTTTACCCATTGACTGCTTTGTTGCAGATTTCCCATTTGAATATGTTTTCTCTTTGAAGGACTCAGGTTGCTGGGGCACTCAGCTGAACTGTAAGAGCATGCCGGTGGCTGCCCCCAAACTGACTCTGACAGCCAAGGAAAGGGAGTCC is part of the Oncorhynchus gorbuscha isolate QuinsamMale2020 ecotype Even-year linkage group LG09, OgorEven_v1.0, whole genome shotgun sequence genome and harbors:
- the LOC124043278 gene encoding protein HGH1 homolog, with translation MYCNPVSTLGFIKIWITIFLLTTNMLSEVEAKELLSFLTLDTRPDVKGQATEYILGLSGNRDGCRYLQTKPDFLKSLVTLTTDPSIAIVKDCYHSLINLSADETMHQPLMKDSDFLPMLFKNLLDPEFMFADRICTILTNLSRHVKTCKEVFKAMQKQEIGLAQIVDIFCTEGYNKQVSLHYLGPLLSNLTQLPETRHFILDKERCVVQRLLPYTQYQASTIRRGGVIGTLRNCCFDHAHHEWLLSDAVDILPFLLLPLAGPEELSDEENEGLPVDLQYLPEDKEREEDPDIRKMLIETMILLTATKVGRQILKAKNVYAIMREFHNWEKEPHVAAACEKLIQVLIGDEPEPDMENLLEVEIPEDVEVKLKDMDAKEQEQLEKDQEDLLNPDKSQQCAGIVRMM